In the genome of Salvelinus sp. IW2-2015 linkage group LG25, ASM291031v2, whole genome shotgun sequence, one region contains:
- the scdb gene encoding stearoyl-CoA desaturase b — protein MTETTNPNKQQNGDAVMPETSTRDDVFDDSYKAKEGPKPPMRLVWRNIILMFLLHVGALYGLMLVPSASALTLAWTALCFLLSALGITAGAHRLWSHKSYKASTPLRVFLALANSMAFQNDIYEWARDHRVHHKYSETDADPHNAVRGFFFAHIGWLLVRKHPDVIEKGKKLELTDLKADNVVMFQKKYYKLSVVLLCFLVPMWVPWFLWDESLWVGYFIPCLMRYALVLNATWLVNSAAHMWGNRPYDRNINPSENRFVAFSAIGEGFHNYHHTFPFDYATSEFGVKLNITTAFIDLMYFLGLAKDCKRVSRDLISARAQRTGDGSHKTG, from the exons ATGACAGAGACGACAAACCCCAACAAGCAACAAAACGGAGATGCCGTGATGCCAGAAACGTCGACGAGGGATGATGTTTTTGATGATAGTTACAAAGCAAAAGAGGGCCCTAAACCACCGATGAGACTGGTGTGGAGAAACATCATACTAATGTTTTTATTACATGTTGGAGCGCTTTATGGACTGATGCTCGTGCCCTCCGCGTCGGCCCTGACTCTGGCTTGGA CTGCTTTGTGCTTCTTGCTCAGTGCCCTGGGTATAACTGCGGGGGCCCACCGCCTCTGGAGTCACAAGTCCTACAAGGCCTCCACCCCTCTCCGAGTCTTTCTGGCCCTCGCTAACTCCATGGCCTTTCAG AACGACATCTACGAGTGGGCGAGGGACCACCGGGTTCACCACAAGTACTCTGAGACAGACGCCGACCCCCACAATGCAGTGCGGGGCTTTTTCTTCGCTCACATTGGCTGGCTGCTCGTACGCAAGCACCCCGACGTCATCGAGAAGGGCAAGAAGCTGGAGCTGACGGACCTGAAGGCAGATAATGTCGTTATGTTCCAGAAAAA GTACTACAAGCTGTCTGTGGTCCTGCTGTGTTTCCTGGTGCCCATGTGGGTGCCCTGGTTCCTGTGGGATGAGTCCCTGTGGGTGGGCTACTTCATCCCATGCCTCATGAGGTACGCTCTGGTGCTGAACGCTACCTGGCTGGTCAACTCTGCCGCTCACATGTGGGGCAACCGACCCTACGACCGCAACATCAACCCCAGTGAGAACCGTTTCGTGGCCTTCAGCGCCATTG GTGAGGGTTTCCACAACTACCACCACACCTTTCCCTTCGACTACGCCACCAGTGAGTTCGGCGTGAAGTTGAACATCACCACCGCCTTCATAGACCTCATGTACTTCCTGGGCCTGGCCAAGGACTGCAAGAGGGTGTCCCGCGACCTCATCTCGGCCCGCGCCCAGAGAACCGGTGACGGCAGCCACAAGACTGGCTGA